Proteins encoded together in one Nostoc sp. PCC 7524 window:
- a CDS encoding LuxR C-terminal-related transcriptional regulator: protein MPISLHDVFHAIANIRTEEELQPVLMDKIGEYFGVQRWGIYLVDSQSKTDTDAQTIPAVCLESNPIGQYVVERHSPAHEQLILTPEDWKHLCPRHDHEHVMTGPIICDGRLIGTLNFARDRGNPPFNASNLADLSALCIHLSAKLATLRTTPKTFPPSSTNPLTPRELQIAELVAQGLTNAEIAQRLWITQNSVKQALKRMFRKLRVSARAEMVARLQDLLIPK, encoded by the coding sequence ATGCCTATTTCTCTACACGATGTATTTCATGCGATCGCTAATATCCGTACCGAGGAAGAACTACAACCAGTCCTCATGGATAAAATTGGCGAGTACTTTGGCGTGCAACGTTGGGGGATCTATTTAGTAGATAGTCAGTCAAAAACTGATACCGATGCTCAGACAATCCCAGCCGTATGTTTAGAAAGTAATCCTATTGGGCAATATGTAGTTGAGCGCCATTCCCCCGCCCATGAACAACTCATATTAACCCCAGAAGACTGGAAACACCTATGTCCACGCCATGACCACGAACACGTCATGACAGGCCCAATTATTTGCGATGGTCGCCTGATCGGAACACTAAATTTTGCCCGTGATCGAGGAAATCCACCCTTTAACGCCAGCAATTTAGCCGACCTCAGCGCCCTCTGTATTCATTTGTCTGCCAAACTCGCCACCCTAAGAACTACCCCAAAAACATTTCCCCCTTCATCAACTAATCCCTTGACCCCACGCGAACTACAAATAGCTGAACTGGTGGCACAAGGATTAACTAATGCTGAAATTGCCCAAAGGCTGTGGATTACTCAAAACTCTGTCAAGCAAGCCTTAAAAAGAATGTTCCGCAAACTAAGAGTATCAGCTCGTGCTGAGATGGTAGCCAGATTGCAAGATTTGCTAATTCCGAAATGA
- a CDS encoding DUF3386 domain-containing protein, with the protein MTVTQLSAQELFRAAYDNRYTWDKNFPGYTADITYKHDNQVITGKVTINAELKAEVLGIDDESAKKTIHGQAWEIAIHRVRRTFEETHGANTFRYGATDENDAVEILMGGKAEGDRYKVHNNIVTLVHRHIHGVVVTINTFSVHETGEGYLSHTYDSVYHEPQTGEQRGGVSNFVDEYEKVGAYFILNRREIRTEIAGQTSVQEFIFSNIQLLDPVAA; encoded by the coding sequence ATGACAGTTACACAACTCTCTGCTCAGGAACTTTTCCGGGCTGCTTATGACAACCGTTACACTTGGGACAAAAATTTCCCTGGTTATACAGCAGACATTACCTATAAACATGATAATCAGGTAATTACAGGTAAAGTTACTATCAATGCCGAACTCAAAGCGGAAGTTTTGGGTATAGATGACGAGTCCGCGAAAAAAACAATTCATGGACAAGCATGGGAGATAGCTATTCACCGTGTGCGTCGCACCTTTGAAGAAACCCACGGTGCCAATACTTTTCGTTATGGTGCAACTGATGAGAATGATGCTGTGGAAATTTTAATGGGCGGTAAGGCTGAAGGCGATCGCTACAAAGTCCACAATAATATAGTTACCCTCGTCCACCGTCATATTCATGGTGTTGTTGTCACTATTAATACCTTTAGTGTTCACGAGACTGGGGAAGGCTATCTATCTCATACCTATGACTCGGTTTACCATGAACCTCAAACTGGGGAACAAAGAGGCGGAGTCAGCAACTTTGTAGATGAGTATGAAAAAGTTGGCGCTTATTTCATTCTTAATCGTCGGGAAATTCGCACTGAAATCGCAGGACAAACCTCAGTTCAGGAATTCATCTTCTCTAATATTCAGTTATTAGATCCTGTTGCTGCTTAA